GGTCAAACGCGCATTGTCCGCCAGTACCGTGTCGGCGCCAGTCAGCACCACGCTGGCCTCGGCGCGCAAACGCTGTACCGCCGAACGCGCCGCCGGCCCGGTGATCCACTGGCTCTCGCCGCTTTCCATCGCCGTGCGACCGTCGAGGCTCATCGCCAACTTGACCCGCACGAACGGCAAGCCGTGTTCCATGCGTTTGAGGAAGCCTTGATTGAGCTTGCGTGCCTCGCCTTCCAGCACACCGCTGTCGGTGGCGATACCAGCCTGAGCCAGACGTTGCAAACCGCGACCGGCGACTTCCGGGTTTGGGTCCTGCATCGCCGCAACGACGCGCGCCACACCGGCATTCACCAGCGCATCGGCGCAGGGCGGCGTACGGCCGTGGTGGCTGCAAGGCTCAAGCGTCACGTAAGCCGTGGCGCCCCGCGCCTTGTCGCCAGCGGCGAGCAACGCGTGGACTTCGGCGTGGGGCTCGCCGGTACGCACATGCCAGCCTTCGCCGACAATCTGCCCGTCACGCACCACCACGCAGCCAACCCGGGGGTTGGGGTGGGTTGTGTAATGACCTTTGCGTGCCAGTTCCAGGGCCCGGGCCATGTAATGCGCGTCGAGGATGGCTTGTTCGGAAGAAGTGGTCATTCTTTCACCGGTTCACGGGCGAGGCGATCGATCTCTTCGCGGAACTCGTTGAGGTCCTGGAAGCGTCGGTACACCGAAGCGAAGCGGATATAGGCGACTTCATCAAGCTTCTTCAGCTCCTCCATCACCAGTTCGCCGACCACGAGAGACTTAACCTCGCGTTCGCCGGTGGCACGCAGCTTATGTTTGATGTGCACCAGCGACGACTCGAGGCGCTCGACACTCACCGGACGCTTCTCCAGCGCCCGCTGCATGCCGGCGCGCAGTTTTTCTTCGTCGAACGGCTGGCGACTGCCGTCGGTTTTGATCAGGCGCGGCAACACCAGTTCAGCGGTTTCGAACGTCGTGAAACGTTCGCCGCAGGCCAGGCATTCACGCCGGCGGCGCACCTGTTCGCCCTCGGCGACCAGACGCGAGTCGATGACCTTGGTGTCGTTGGCACCGCAGAAGGGACAGTGCATGGTGGCAGGCAACAAAAAATGGGAGGGCCATGGTAGCGCATCCCCGTGGCAAGACAAGCCATAGGGTTTGCGGTATACAGACTGGCTGTATATGGATTTCACTTGCTGGAGCCGCCAATGTCTTTACGCCCCCTCATTTTGCTCAGTCTTTTCAGCCTGTTGGTGGCCTGTGGCAGCGATGCGCCCAAGCCCCAGCCGCCAACGCCCGGCCCTGCACCACAACAGGCGCAGAAGAAAGCCAAGGCATCGACCGAGCTCGGCCCCCTGCCGGCTTATCAACGTGAATTGAGCGGCACACTGCAGGGCGTGCCGGCCGGTGCCGAAGTCGAACTGGCGTTGCTGGTGATCGACGAAAAGGATCGTCCACAACTATTGCTCGCCAGTTCCAACCTGATCGGTACCAATCAAGCTTTGCCGTTTCGCCTGCGCTTCAACCCTGAATCCTTTCCGGCCGGCGCCCGCGTCGAGCTTCGCGGCCGCGCCAGTCAGTCAGGGCAGTTGATCCTGCATCTGCCGGCGCAAATGATCACACAGCCAACCACCCAGGCATTGGGTCAGCTGCAATTCGTCAAAGCACCATGATTGCACCGCTCGACCTGCAACAGGCGTTAAGCGAACTGCTCGGCGATGCACAGCTTGTCGCCTGTGAGTTGCCAGACACCGAGCTGAAACTCTGGCTGATCGACGGCGACAATATGGACCGTGCCTTCAGCCCGGAAGAAACCCGGCGGATTCTCCACGAGCCGCCGTACTGGAGTTTCTGCTGGGCCAGTGGGCTGGCCGTGGCTCGCTATCTCGCCGAGCACCCGCAATGGGTCGAAGGTAAACGGGTGCTGGATTTCGGCGCCGGCTCAGGGGTGGCCGGGATTGCGGCGGTGAAAGCCGGGGCACTGGAAGTGGTGGCCTGTGACCTGGACCCGCTGGCGATTGCCGCGTGTCGGGCGAATGCCGAACTCAATGGCGTGCAGCTCAGCTACTCGACAGACTTTTTCGCCGAGGCGGATCGGTTTGATCTGATTCTGGTGGCCGATGTGTTGTACGACCGGGCGAATCTGCCGCTACTTGACGAGTTTCTCAGCCGTGGCCAGGAAGCCTTGGTGGCGGATTCGCGCGTGAGGGATTTTTGCCATCCCTTGTATCGGCGCATTGAAATGCTGGAAGCGATGACCTTGCCGGATCTGGCCGAGCCCGAAGAGTTTCGGTATGTGAGCCTCTACCACGCCACCCGGACATGATCGTTCCCACGCTCCGCGTGGGAATGCCTCCAGTGACGCTCTGCGTTACGCGGTACGAAGGGACGCGGAGCGTCCCGGGCTGCATTCCCACGCGGAGCATGGGAACGATCAGTGTTACGGCTTTCAGTAGCCCCTCGCGAAGCCTTATAGTGACCACATTCACGCTTTTACGAGATCCCCCATGAGTCAGGAAACGCCGTACATTTTCGACGCCACGACTGCCGATTTCGACCAGTCGGTGATCGAGAGCTCTTTTCACAAACCGGTGCTGGTGGATTTCTGGGCCGAATGGTGTGCGCCGTGCAAGGCCTTGATGCCGATGCTGCAAACCATTGCCGAGAGCTATCAGGGCGAGTTGCTGCTGGCCAAGGTCAATTGCGACATCGAGCAGGATATTGTTGCGCGCTTCGGTATACGCAGCCTGCCGACCGTGGTGCTGTTCAAGGACGGTCAGCCGGTGGACGGTTTTGCCGGTGCACAACCGGAATCGGCTGTGCGCACGATGCTCGAACCCCACGTGCAAATGCCGCCGCCCGCTGCGACCGACCCGTTCGAACAGGCTCAGGCGCTGTTCGATGAGGGCCGCTATGCCGACGCCGAAGCCACGCTCAAAGTACTGCTGGCTGAAGACAACACCAACGCCAAGGCGCTGATCCTCTACGCCCGCTGCCTGACTGAGCGCGGCGAGCTGGGTGAAGCGCAAGTCGTGCTCGACGCGGTCAAGACCGATGAGCACAAGGCCGCGCTGGCCGGCGCCAAGGCGCAGATCCAGTTCCTCGGTCAGGCCAGGGATTTGCCGGATGCGGCAGACCTGAAAGCACGTCTGGCGAAAAATCCGCAGGACGATGAGGCAGTCTATCAACTGGCGATCCAGCAACTGGCCCGTCAGCAATACGACGCGGCACTGGATGCCCTGCTGAAACTGTTCATCCGCAATCGCAGCTACAGCGAAGGCTTGCCGCACAAGACCTTGCTGCAGGTGTTCGAACTGCTGGGCAATGATCACCCGCTGGTGACCACGTACCGTCGCAAGTTGTTTGCCGCGCTTTATTAAGTGGATCGGGCCATGTGAACCCGATCCCGTAGGAGCGGCCGCAGGCTCCTACGCTGGCTTACACCAGCTGTACAGCGGCGTATCCCCGCCGCTCATCACTTTGACATCTGCGCAGTGGCGCAAGCGCACCAGCAAGCGCTTGCCCGCTGCTGCGCTGCCAGTCAGCCCTTCCAGTTGCTCCAGCAAATCCGGCCCGCTCAATTGCCCGGCCTTGCGCAACAATTCCTGGGCGATCTGCCACAGCGCATCGTCCTGATTCACCGGTTTGGCGGGCGTAGCACTCGCCTCTGGTTTTGCTGTCTGCAACTGCGCACCCAGCTGTGCCCAGTCGCCTTCATCCAGCTCCAGCGTCAAATCCACCGGCCAGTCGCCGATGCTTCCGCGTATTCGCAACATAAGTCTGCTCCTGCCCATACCTGACTCGCATGCTCCCATGGGCCTTGCACAACGCCAAGCAGACGGTCAAACTCTCGGCACTTCCGTTATAAGATTACATAACAAATCTTTCATTTTACTTTTCGGAGACCCACCATGCGCCGTCTGCTGCTCGCTTTGCCGTTTGCCTTGTTGCCGCTGGCTCTCGCCCACGCCGCTGTCGAACATGATCATGATGAGCACGGCAGCCTCAGCGCCCACGAACATGGCGTCGGTCGCCTGAACGCGGCGCTGGACGGCCAGACGCTGGAGCTGGAACTGGAAAGCCCGGCGATGAATCTGGTGGGTTTCGAACACGCCGCCAGCACCGACGCCGACAAGGCCAAAGTCGCCACCGTCCGCGCGCAGCTGGAAAAACCGTTGGTGCTGTTCAACCTGCCGAAAGCCGCCGGTTGCGTGGTCGCGACTCAGGAACTGGAAAGCCCGTTGTTCGGTGACAAGCCGGATGCCGATGACCATGACGAAGAAGACGCCAAAGACGGTCACGAGCATCACCAGGACCATAGCGAGATCCATGCCCATTACCAATTCAGCTGCTCGGCCCCGGGCGCGCTGAAGACCCTGGACCTGGCGACTATCTTCAACACATTCCCGGCCACCCAGAAGATTCAGGTACAACTGATCAGCCCGAGTGGCCAGCAAGGGGTTGAAGTAACAACCAAGGCTGCCGCCCTCAAGTTCTAAACCCACCCCGACCATCAGCACTCATGAAACCGGTTAAATGACCCAAGCACTCATCGAACTGTCCGACCTGGGCTTCAGTTGGCCCGGTCATCCGCCGCTGCTGGACATCCCGGCGTTTCGCCTTATGCCGGGTGAAACCCTGTTCCTCAAAGGCCCCAGTGGCAGTGGCAAGACCACCCTACTGGGCCTACTCGGTGGCGTGCAAAAGCCCGATCGCGGCAGCATTCGCCTGCTCGGCCAGGAGCTGACCGAACTCTCTGCCGGTGCTCGCGACCACTTCCGCGTCGATCACACCGGCTACATCTTCCAGCAGTTCAACTTGCTGCCATTTCTCTCAGTGCGTGAGAACGTTGAGCTGCCCTGCCACTTTTCCAAACTACGTGCCGAACGGGCGAAACAGCGCCACGGCAGCGTCGATCAGGCGGCCGCCACCCTGCTTGCCCACCTGGGTTTGACCGATCAAAACTTGCTCAGCCGCCGCGCCGATTCTCTGTCCATCGGCCAGCAGCAACGGGTCGCCGCCGCGCGTGCGTTGATTGGTCAGCCGGAACTGGTGATCGCCGACGAACCGACCTCGGCGCTGGACTACGACGCCCGCGAGAACTTCATTCGCCTGCTGTTCGCCGAATGCCGCGAAGCCGGGTCGAGCCTGTTGTTTGTCAGCCATGACCAGAGTCTCGCGCCGCTGTTCGATCGCCACCTGTCGCTGGCCGATCTCAATCGCGCCGCCACCCCGTCCGAGGTCTGAGATGTATTTGTTTCGTCTAGCCATGGCCAGTCTGGCTAACCGTCGCTTCACCGCGATCCTCACCGCGTTCGCCATCGCCCTGTCGGTCTGCTTGCTGCTGGCGGTGGAGCGGGTGCGCACCGAGGCCAAGGCCAGTTTTGCCAGCACCATCAGCGGCACCGACCTGATCGTCGGCGCGCGTTCCGGTTCAGTGAACCTGTTGCTGTACTCGGTGTTCCGCATCGGCAACGCCACCAACAACATCCGTTGGGACAGCTTTGAACATTTCGCCAACAACCCGAAAGTGAAGTGGGCGATCCCGATGTCCCTCGGTGACTCCCATCGCGGTTATCGGGTGATGGGCACCACCGAGGCGTACTTCGAGCATTATCAGTATGGCCATCAACAGCACCTCGAACTCGCCGATGGCCGCGCCTTCGCCAGCGATCCGTTCGAAGTGGTGCTCGGCGCCGAAGTGGCCGATGCGCTGCATTACAAGCTCGGCGACAAACTGGTGTTGGCCCATGGCGTGGCGGTGATCAGCCTGGTCAAACACGACGACAAACCGTTCACCGTGGTCGGCATTCTCAAACGCACCGGCACCCCGGTGGACCGCACGCTGCACATCAGCCTCGGCGGGATGGAAGCCATTCACGTCGACTGGCACAACGGCGTGCCGGCGCGCGGTAACGGCCGGATCAGTGCCGACCAAGCGCGCAACATGGACCTGAAGCCGCAAGCGATCACAGCGTTCATGCTCGGCCTCAACAGCAAGATTTCAACGTTTGCGCTGCAACGGGAGATCAATGAATTCCGTGGCGAGCCGATGCTGGCGATCCTGCCGGGTGTGGCATTGCAAGAGCTGTGGAGTTTGATGAGCACGGCGGAAAAAGCCTTGTTCGTCGTCTCGCTGTTCGTGGTGCTGACCGGGTTGATCGGTATGCTCACGGCGATCCTCACCAGCCTCAACGAACGGCGCCGAGAGATGGCGATTCTGCGTTCGGTCGGCGCGCGGCCGTGGCACATCGCGACCTTGTTGGTGCTGGAAGCCTTTGCCCTGGCGTTGTCGGGGGTGATTGCCGGTGTGGCGCTGTTGTACGTGTGCATTGCCGCGGCTCAGGGTTACGTGCAGGCGAATTACGGCTTGTATTTGCCGCTGGCCTGGCCGAGTGAATATGAATGGACGCTGCTCGGTGGCATCCTGATCGCCGCGCTGCTGATGGGCAGCGTGCCGGCCTGGCGTGCTTATCGCCAATCCTTGGCCGATGGTCTGTCGATCCGACTATGAGGACGTTGAAAATGCCCCGCGCCCTGCTCGCGCTGTTGATGTTGGTCGCCCTGCCTCTGTGGGCGGCCGAGCCAAAAGACCTGACCTGGTCGGAAATGATCCCGCCGGACGCTGCACCGGAAGTGCCGAACATGACGCCACTGCACGACCTGTCGAAGATGAGCGATGCGCTGTCCGCGGAGTCGGCTCCAGCGGCCAAGCAGGACATGCCGAACGCACCAGTGGTGAAAAGCCTCGACGGCAAGAATATTCGTTTACCGGGGTACATCGTGCCGCTGGAAGTCAGTGAAGAAGGTCGCACCACGGAGTTTCTGCTGGTGCCGTATTTTGGTGCCTGCATCCACGTACCGCCTCCACCGTCGAACCAGATCGTGCATGTCAAAAGCGAAGTCGGCGTGAAGCTTGATGAGCTGTATCAACCGTACTGGATCGAAGGTGCGTTGCAGGTCAAGGCGTCCACCAGCGAGTTGGCGGACGCGGGGTATCAGATGGAGGCGGACAAGATTTATGTGTATGAATTGCAGGAGTGAGTCCGGCAATTGTGTGTCGCGACGGGGGCAAAAATCGGGACCTTCACTGTTTCATTGAGCTGAGTCAAAAGACCGTATCAGTCGGATCCCTACCATTGGACATCGAACATATTTAACGTCCTTTGGAGCCCCCATGCACAAGTCCGCGCTCTGCGCTTCGCTGTTCGCTCTCGCGCTCGCAGCCCCGCTCGCTCATGCTCACACCGGCGGTGACATCATCGTTCGGGCCGGTGCGATCACCGTCAACCCGGAGGCCGACAGCTCCAGCGTCAAGGTCGATCAAGGCCCGTTGAAGGGTGCCGATCTGGGTGGCAAGGCCACCATGAGCAGCGACACGCAATTGGGTCTGAACTTCGCCTACATGATCACCGACCATCTGGGGATCGAACTGCTGGCAGCCTCGCCGTTCGAACACGACGTGAAACTCAAAGGCACCGCCCTCGGTGCCGCCAACGGCAAACTCGGCACTCTCAAACACCTGCCGCCAACCCTGAGCCTGGTCTACTACCCGATGGACGCCAAGTCCGCGTTCCAACCGTACATCGGCGGCGGTATCAACTACACCTGGATCTACGACGAACACGTCGGCAGTGAAGCCAGCGCCAACGGCTTCAGCAACTTCAAGGCGGAAAACTCCTGGGGCCTGGCCTGGGAAGTCGGTGCCGACTACATGCTGACCGACAACATAATGATCAACGCCCAGGTGCGCTACATCGACATCGATACCACCGCGACCGTGGAAAACAACGCCGTCGCGCCGGGCACCCGAGCCAAGGTCGACGTCGATGTGGACCCGTTCATTTACATGGTGGGTTTGGGTTACAAGTTTTAAGCAACATTTGATCGGCTTTTGTGGCGAGGGAGCAAGCTCCCTCGCCACAGGTTCAGTTTTAATTGACTGCCATTAGCCTCGTAAGGCGCCTTTTTTGATCAGTGCCCCAGCAACCGCGCCAGGCCGACACTCATCGGTGTCTGCTGCGGGTAGGTAAACCGCTCCAGCAAACGCCGGTTATTCGCGCGTGAATGGCGGATGTCACCGGAACGCGCCGGGCCGTAGCTCACAGGCGGCAGCTTGCCGACCACTGCTTCAAGGGCTGCCAGCATTTGCTTGAGGGTCGTAGCCTGATTCCAGCCGACATTCACCGCACCGACTTCCACCTGCGGCTTCTCGATGGCTTGCACCAACACGTCCACCAAGTCCTCGACATAGACAAAATCCCGAGTCTGCTCGCCATCGCCAAACACGGTGATTGGCAAACCTTTCTGCGCGCGCTCGCTGAAAATACTGATCACCCCGGAATACGGTGAGGACGGATCCTGGCGCGGGCCGAAGATGTTGAAGAAGCGGAAAACCACCGGTTCCAGGCCATGCTGGCGGCGATAGAAATCGAAGTAATGTTCGCTCGCCAACTTGTCTGCCGCGTACGGCGTCAACGGTGCCTTGGGCGTGTCTTCGTCGATCGACTCACCTTCGCCATTGTTGCCATAGACCGCCGCACTGGACGCGTACAGCACCCGCTTGACGCCGGTCTGACGCATGGCTTCGCAGACATTCAGCGAGCCGATGAAATTGCTCTGATGGGTCTTCACCGGATCATCCACCGAAGCCTGCACCGAAGCCACTGCGGCCAAGTGCGCCACGGCGCTGCAACCGACCATCACCTGCGCCACCAGTGCGGCGTCGGCGACGTCGCCCACGATCAGTTCGACGAGGGGATTGTCCAGCGGCAGGTTGCTGCGCTTGCCGGTGGAGAGGTCATCGAGAATCCGCACCGAGTGCCCCTTGGCGAGCAAGGCGTCGGTCAGGTGCGAGCCGATGAAACCGGCGCCGCCGGTGATTAAAACAGGGCCGTCAGCCATGGCGATAAAACCTATCCAGTAAGCCCGGGAGTGCCGCGCGCCAGGCGCGGGGCTTGATCCCGAAAGTGTGCAGAATTTTCTTGCAGGCCAGCACCGCGTGTTGCGGTTCTTCAGCGGCGTCGGGCCGCGCGGCGTGAGCCTGGGCGGTCGGTGCTTCGATGGCCAGCGGGTGCAGGGCGCGTGCTTCGGTAAGGATAGCCTGCCCCAGTGCCAGCGGCGTGGTCGCCTCATGCCCGGCGTAGTGGTAAGTGCCCCACAGCGGCGCGGAGCAATCGAGTTGCTTGAGCACCGAAATGATCACCCGGGCGGCATCGTCCACCGGGGTCGGATTACCGCGACGATCATCGGCCATCAACAGTTCTTCAGCTTTCTCGGCCCGGCTCAGGAATCGCCCGAGAGAGCCATCAGGGCTGTCGTCGAGCAGCCAGCCGAAACGCAGCAGTACGTGCTGTGGACAAGTGGCGCGTACGCTTTGCTCGATTCGCCACAAGGCCTGACCACGCAGGCCCAGCGGTACCGGTTCGTCTTTTTCGCTATAGGCGGTCGCCCGAGAGCCATCGAACACGCGATAACTCGACGGTTGCATCAGCACAATGTTGTGATGTTGGCACAGCTCGGCCAGCCGTTCGACGGCTCGCTCCTGCCCGGCCAGACGCTGTTCGCTGACAGTCTCCGCCTGGAACCAGTCAAAGTAGTAGGCGAGATTGATCAACGCATCCGGACGGGTATCGTCGAGCAGTTGCGTCAGGCTCGCGGCATCCCAGCCGTCTTGCGGTGGGCGGGGGGCGAGGAAACCGATGTCTTCCTCCGCACCGAGGCGAATCAGCGCCTGCCCAAGGGCATTTCCGCCGCCCAGTAACATAAGGCGCATTCGCATAGAGTCAGCAGGCCCAGTCTGATTGGAACGATGGCTTTATCGACAGCGCCCGCGGGCGATGTCCTCAATAATTGCCGGAATCGTTGCATTTTGCGGGTTTAGTGCGCAACCGTCATCCGTAAAGTGTAGATCCCGGGGATTTGTGGTGCCTGTGCGGCCCTCAGCACCGACACAGATCCTGAGCGGTACTTGCAACTTCCCGCCCCCACCCGCATAAATGACTTCATGAATCTGCCCATCCCCACGGACGCTGCCCTGGCAGGCTTTCACCCCGCCGTCAGCGCCTGGTTCAGCAACACGTTCGCGACGGCCACCGCCGCCCAAGCCCGGGCGTGGCCATTGATCCGTCAGCGCCGCTCAACCCTGATCGCCGCGCCCACCGGCTCCGGCAAGACCCTCACTGCGTTTCTGGCCGTGCTCGACGATCTGGTCCATCGTGGCCTGGAGAGCCCGGACGGCCTGCCGGACGAAACCCTGGTGGTCTACGTTTCGCCGCTCAAGGCGCTGTCCAACGACATCCAGATCAACCTGCAAAACCCGCTGGCCGGCATCACCGAACAGTTGCGGGTAATGGGCCTGCCCGATGTGCCGATCAGCACCGCCGTGCGCACCGGCGATACGCCGCAAAAAGAGCGTTCGGCCATGCGCAAAACCGCGCCGCACATTCTGGTGACCACTCCGGAATCCCTTTACGTGCTGCTCGGCTCCGACTCCGGCCGGCAAATGCTCGGCACCACGCAAACGGTGATCGTCGACGAAATCCACGCCATTGCCGCCAGCAAACGCGGTAGCCACCTGGCCCTGAGCCTGGAGCGTCTGCAGGCACTGACCTTAAATAAATCGCGCTCGCAACCGCTGGTGCGTATCGGCCTGTCTGCCACGCAAAAACCCATCGAAGCGGTGTCGCGCTTTTTGGTCGGCCGTGATCGCGACTGCGAAATCATCGACATCGGCC
The window above is part of the Pseudomonas sp. B21-048 genome. Proteins encoded here:
- a CDS encoding YbaY family lipoprotein, producing MSLRPLILLSLFSLLVACGSDAPKPQPPTPGPAPQQAQKKAKASTELGPLPAYQRELSGTLQGVPAGAEVELALLVIDEKDRPQLLLASSNLIGTNQALPFRLRFNPESFPAGARVELRGRASQSGQLILHLPAQMITQPTTQALGQLQFVKAP
- a CDS encoding DUF3299 domain-containing protein, giving the protein MPRALLALLMLVALPLWAAEPKDLTWSEMIPPDAAPEVPNMTPLHDLSKMSDALSAESAPAAKQDMPNAPVVKSLDGKNIRLPGYIVPLEVSEEGRTTEFLLVPYFGACIHVPPPPSNQIVHVKSEVGVKLDELYQPYWIEGALQVKASTSELADAGYQMEADKIYVYELQE
- a CDS encoding NAD(P)-dependent oxidoreductase, whose protein sequence is MRMRLMLLGGGNALGQALIRLGAEEDIGFLAPRPPQDGWDAASLTQLLDDTRPDALINLAYYFDWFQAETVSEQRLAGQERAVERLAELCQHHNIVLMQPSSYRVFDGSRATAYSEKDEPVPLGLRGQALWRIEQSVRATCPQHVLLRFGWLLDDSPDGSLGRFLSRAEKAEELLMADDRRGNPTPVDDAARVIISVLKQLDCSAPLWGTYHYAGHEATTPLALGQAILTEARALHPLAIEAPTAQAHAARPDAAEEPQHAVLACKKILHTFGIKPRAWRAALPGLLDRFYRHG
- a CDS encoding ABC transporter ATP-binding protein, whose product is MTQALIELSDLGFSWPGHPPLLDIPAFRLMPGETLFLKGPSGSGKTTLLGLLGGVQKPDRGSIRLLGQELTELSAGARDHFRVDHTGYIFQQFNLLPFLSVRENVELPCHFSKLRAERAKQRHGSVDQAAATLLAHLGLTDQNLLSRRADSLSIGQQQRVAAARALIGQPELVIADEPTSALDYDARENFIRLLFAECREAGSSLLFVSHDQSLAPLFDRHLSLADLNRAATPSEV
- the ribD gene encoding bifunctional diaminohydroxyphosphoribosylaminopyrimidine deaminase/5-amino-6-(5-phosphoribosylamino)uracil reductase RibD; translation: MTTSSEQAILDAHYMARALELARKGHYTTHPNPRVGCVVVRDGQIVGEGWHVRTGEPHAEVHALLAAGDKARGATAYVTLEPCSHHGRTPPCADALVNAGVARVVAAMQDPNPEVAGRGLQRLAQAGIATDSGVLEGEARKLNQGFLKRMEHGLPFVRVKLAMSLDGRTAMESGESQWITGPAARSAVQRLRAEASVVLTGADTVLADNARLTVRADELGLDAEQTALVMSRPPLRVLIDGRLRVPLDVPFFKAGPALVATCVAVEEQYANGPECLIVPGDDGQVDLHQLLVELANRGVNDVLVEAGPRLAGAFAQLGLVDEFQIFIAGTFLGSSARPLLDWPLAQMKDAPELKITEIRAVGDDWRVTAIPVPSASV
- a CDS encoding methyltransferase encodes the protein MIAPLDLQQALSELLGDAQLVACELPDTELKLWLIDGDNMDRAFSPEETRRILHEPPYWSFCWASGLAVARYLAEHPQWVEGKRVLDFGAGSGVAGIAAVKAGALEVVACDLDPLAIAACRANAELNGVQLSYSTDFFAEADRFDLILVADVLYDRANLPLLDEFLSRGQEALVADSRVRDFCHPLYRRIEMLEAMTLPDLAEPEEFRYVSLYHATRT
- a CDS encoding ABC transporter permease encodes the protein MYLFRLAMASLANRRFTAILTAFAIALSVCLLLAVERVRTEAKASFASTISGTDLIVGARSGSVNLLLYSVFRIGNATNNIRWDSFEHFANNPKVKWAIPMSLGDSHRGYRVMGTTEAYFEHYQYGHQQHLELADGRAFASDPFEVVLGAEVADALHYKLGDKLVLAHGVAVISLVKHDDKPFTVVGILKRTGTPVDRTLHISLGGMEAIHVDWHNGVPARGNGRISADQARNMDLKPQAITAFMLGLNSKISTFALQREINEFRGEPMLAILPGVALQELWSLMSTAEKALFVVSLFVVLTGLIGMLTAILTSLNERRREMAILRSVGARPWHIATLLVLEAFALALSGVIAGVALLYVCIAAAQGYVQANYGLYLPLAWPSEYEWTLLGGILIAALLMGSVPAWRAYRQSLADGLSIRL
- a CDS encoding NAD-dependent epimerase/dehydratase family protein: MADGPVLITGGAGFIGSHLTDALLAKGHSVRILDDLSTGKRSNLPLDNPLVELIVGDVADAALVAQVMVGCSAVAHLAAVASVQASVDDPVKTHQSNFIGSLNVCEAMRQTGVKRVLYASSAAVYGNNGEGESIDEDTPKAPLTPYAADKLASEHYFDFYRRQHGLEPVVFRFFNIFGPRQDPSSPYSGVISIFSERAQKGLPITVFGDGEQTRDFVYVEDLVDVLVQAIEKPQVEVGAVNVGWNQATTLKQMLAALEAVVGKLPPVSYGPARSGDIRHSRANNRRLLERFTYPQQTPMSVGLARLLGH
- a CDS encoding DUF2796 domain-containing protein → MRRLLLALPFALLPLALAHAAVEHDHDEHGSLSAHEHGVGRLNAALDGQTLELELESPAMNLVGFEHAASTDADKAKVATVRAQLEKPLVLFNLPKAAGCVVATQELESPLFGDKPDADDHDEEDAKDGHEHHQDHSEIHAHYQFSCSAPGALKTLDLATIFNTFPATQKIQVQLISPSGQQGVEVTTKAAALKF
- a CDS encoding OmpW family protein, giving the protein MHKSALCASLFALALAAPLAHAHTGGDIIVRAGAITVNPEADSSSVKVDQGPLKGADLGGKATMSSDTQLGLNFAYMITDHLGIELLAASPFEHDVKLKGTALGAANGKLGTLKHLPPTLSLVYYPMDAKSAFQPYIGGGINYTWIYDEHVGSEASANGFSNFKAENSWGLAWEVGADYMLTDNIMINAQVRYIDIDTTATVENNAVAPGTRAKVDVDVDPFIYMVGLGYKF
- the trxA gene encoding thioredoxin; translation: MSQETPYIFDATTADFDQSVIESSFHKPVLVDFWAEWCAPCKALMPMLQTIAESYQGELLLAKVNCDIEQDIVARFGIRSLPTVVLFKDGQPVDGFAGAQPESAVRTMLEPHVQMPPPAATDPFEQAQALFDEGRYADAEATLKVLLAEDNTNAKALILYARCLTERGELGEAQVVLDAVKTDEHKAALAGAKAQIQFLGQARDLPDAADLKARLAKNPQDDEAVYQLAIQQLARQQYDAALDALLKLFIRNRSYSEGLPHKTLLQVFELLGNDHPLVTTYRRKLFAALY
- the nrdR gene encoding transcriptional regulator NrdR, translating into MHCPFCGANDTKVIDSRLVAEGEQVRRRRECLACGERFTTFETAELVLPRLIKTDGSRQPFDEEKLRAGMQRALEKRPVSVERLESSLVHIKHKLRATGEREVKSLVVGELVMEELKKLDEVAYIRFASVYRRFQDLNEFREEIDRLAREPVKE